The following are encoded together in the Chaetodon trifascialis isolate fChaTrf1 chromosome 3, fChaTrf1.hap1, whole genome shotgun sequence genome:
- the taf4a gene encoding transcription initiation factor TFIID subunit 4 isoform X2: protein MDASTASTDSTTGHDPGKTLVVSGAVTSLPNHQGKVGSYSAQTFNGSQTMNSHNSGSAASLEATTVSSGIGNSSSAAISVTADSSGGPVLSKGLPSATVPPSSNSVIQTPLMNSQSVVASAQPVSQATGPTVTLVRPPMQTAGSDATLNGNNNAGLAVAASTTGQSGITVQPPIVNNSQPPNSVSVSAGSHIIKAEPPTTIIQSAPQPAVIPSAPRIPVTVAAGPGGIRALTPQMLAPRLPQTSPGQPSIGLHNIQLPPGMVLVRSESGQLLMIPQQALAQMQAQAQGGMAPRTATPTTVPPGQAPGNTIISRQVAPSTIIRQGCPAPTSLAATTTLHRAPVLQSSVGAPVPGITPRTISQTAGTTVTSVTVSKETMENVKKCKSFLSTLIKLASTGKQSTETAASVRELVKDLLEGKLEAEEFTSRLYKELNSSPQPYLVPFLKRSLPALRQLTPDSAAFIQQSQLPQLASAPASSTSPTPSTVVLASPAPRLTAPVSRPQLQPGVGKPGQTSSLVLQPQQQRAILRPQVTLPTTPMVTLRNQAPGRIMLGQQQVQLKELQPVPVRLEVPPVSKQVCAAALTPAQKNKLKEAGGTFKDDDDINDVASMAGVNLSEESANILATNSGLVGAVTHSCKDEAFLSCAMLQRRMLEIGRRFGVTDLGAEVVNYVSHATQQRLQSLLEKVSQVAQQKNINFKEDDNYEQSSDVRTQLKFFEQLDQLEKQRKEEQEREILLKAAKSRARQEDPEQLRLKQKAKEMQQQELAQMRQREANLTALAAIGPRKKRKILDSPSSSAAAEGSGSGPSLSGGAGSSGSRPTRQRITRVNLRDLLFCLENERFTSRSHFLYKGFLK, encoded by the exons ATGGATGCGTCGACGGCCAGCACGGACTCCACTACGGGACACGACCCCGGCAAAACACTTGTTGTTAGTGGCGCTGTAACTTCTCTCCCTAATCACCAGGGGAAAGTCGGCTCATACTCAGCGCAGACTTTCAATGGGAGCCAAACTATGAACTCTCACAATTCAGGAAGCGCTGCCTCTCTCGAGGCGACGACGGTGTCAAGTGGAATTGGTAACAGCAGCAGCGCTGCGATATCCgtcacagctgacagcagcggTGGACCTGTGCTGTCAAAAGGGCTGCCCAGCGCGACTGTGCCGCCGTCGTCAAACAGTGTAATTCAGACGCCTCTCATGAACTCACAGAGTGTTGTCGCTTCAGCTCAGCCTGTGAGTCAGGCAACAGGACCCACTGTGACACTCGTCAGGCCGCCTATGCAAACCGCGGGGTCGGACGCAACTTTGAATGGGAACAATAATGCGGGTCTTGCTGTGGCTGCCAGTACAACAGGTCAGTCAGGTATCACCGTACAACCCCCGATTGTAAACAATAGCCAGCCGCCCAACTCGGTGTCTGTCAGCGCAGGGTCGCACATAATCAAGGCAGAGCCACCCACAACAATAATCCAGTCAGCACCGCAGCCGGCTGTCATTCCCAGCGCGCCCCGGATTCCGGTGACGGTAGCTGCCGGTCCAGGCGGGATCCGAGCCCTGACGCCTCAAATGTTGGCCCCAAGGCTCCCCCAGACCTCCCCGGGACAGCCTAGTATAGGCTTGCATAACATCCAGCTCCCCCCGG GGATGGTGCTTGTACGCAGTGAGAGTGGACAGCTGCTGATGATTCCTCAGCAGGCTCTGGCCCAGATGCAGGCCCAGGCACAGGGAGGCATGGCACCTCGGACTGCTACACCAACCACTGTGCCCCCTGGCCAG GCCCCTGGCAACACCATCATCAGCAGACAAGTGGCTCCCAGCACCATCATCCGTCAGGGCTGTCCAGCTCCAACGTCACTCGCTGCGACCACCACTCTTCACAGAGCTCCTGTCCTTCAG AGCTCAGTTGGGGCCCCAGTGCCAGGGATAACCCCCAGGACCATCAGCCAAACAGCTGGGACCACAGTTACCTCAGTAACAGTGAGCAAA GAGACAATggagaatgtgaagaaatgtaAGAGCTTCCTGTCTACATTGATCAAGCTGGCATCCACTGGGAAACAGTCAACGGAGACTGCAGCCAGTGTGAGAGAGCTGGTCAAGGACCTGCTG GAGGGCAAACTGGAAGCTGAGGAATTCACCAGCAGATTATACAAAGAGCTAAACTCCTCACCCCAACCTTACCTTGTGCCTTTCCTCAAG AGAAGCCTCCCAGCTTTGAGGCAGCTCACCCCAGACTCAGCAGCCTTCATCCAGCAGAGTCAACTCCCTCAGCTGGCTTCAGCTccagcctcctccacctcacccacccCCAGCACAGTGGTCCTGGCCAGCCCAGCCCCTCGCCTCACTGCTCCAGTCAGCAGGCCCCAGCTCCAGCCAGGAGTTGGCAAACCAGGACAGACCTCCTCATTG GTTctccagcctcagcagcagagagcaatCTTGAGACCTCAGGTAACCTTACCAACAACCCCCATGGTGACTCTCAGGAATCAGGCCCCTGGCCGCATCATGCTGGGACAACAGCAGGTCCAGCTTAAAGAGCTACAACCAG TTCCTGTGAGACTGGAGGTGCCACCTGTTTCTAAACaagtctgtgctgcagctttgactCCTGCTCAAAAGAACAAGCTGAAAGAGGCGGGTGGCACTTTCAA AGATGATGACGACATCAATGATGTGGCCTCCATGGCTGGAGTGAACCTATCAGAGGAAAGTGCTAATATCCTAGCGACGAATTCTGGACTCGTGGGGGCAGTGACGCATTCCTGTAAAGATGAGGCTTTTCTCTCCTGTGCCATGCTACAGAGGAGAATGCTGGAGATTG GCAGGAGATTTGGAGTGACAGACCTGGGGGCGGAGGTGGTGAACTATGTCTCCCACGCTACTCAGCAGCGGCTCCAGAGCCTGCTTGAAAAAGTTTCCCAAGTGGCCCAGCAGAAAAACATCAATTTCAAA GAGGATGACAATTACGAGCAGAGCAGCGATGTTCGTACTCAGCTCAAATTCTTTGAGCAGCTGGACCAGTTAGAGAAACAGcggaaagaggagcaggagagggagatcCTCCTGAAGGCAGCTAAG TCTCGAGCTCGGCAAGAGGACCCAGAGCAGCTGCGTCTGAAACAGAAGGCGAAAGAG atgcagcagcaggagctggctCAGATGAGGCAAAGGGAGGCTAACCTGACGGCTCTGGCAGCCATCGGTccgaggaagaagaggaagattcTGGattctccatcctcctctgctgcagctgag GGATCAGGATCAGGTCCCTCTCTGTCTGGTGGGGCTGGTTCGTCGGGCTCCAGACCCACACGGCAGCGCATCACGCGCGTCAATCTCAGGGACCTGCTCTTCTGTTTGGAGAATGAGAGATTTACCAGTCGCTCCCATTTCCTCTACAAGGGCTTTCTCAAATAG
- the taf4a gene encoding transcription initiation factor TFIID subunit 4 isoform X1, with protein sequence MDASTASTDSTTGHDPGKTLVVSGAVTSLPNHQGKVGSYSAQTFNGSQTMNSHNSGSAASLEATTVSSGIGNSSSAAISVTADSSGGPVLSKGLPSATVPPSSNSVIQTPLMNSQSVVASAQPVSQATGPTVTLVRPPMQTAGSDATLNGNNNAGLAVAASTTGQSGITVQPPIVNNSQPPNSVSVSAGSHIIKAEPPTTIIQSAPQPAVIPSAPRIPVTVAAGPGGIRALTPQMLAPRLPQTSPGQPSIGLHNIQLPPGMVLVRSESGQLLMIPQQALAQMQAQAQGGMAPRTATPTTVPPGQAPGNTIISRQVAPSTIIRQGCPAPTSLAATTTLHRAPVLQSSVGAPVPGITPRTISQTAGTTVTSVTVSKETMENVKKCKSFLSTLIKLASTGKQSTETAASVRELVKDLLEGKLEAEEFTSRLYKELNSSPQPYLVPFLKRSLPALRQLTPDSAAFIQQSQLPQLASAPASSTSPTPSTVVLASPAPRLTAPVSRPQLQPGVGKPGQTSSLVLQPQQQRAILRPQVTLPTTPMVTLRNQAPGRIMLGQQQVQLKELQPVPVRLEVPPVSKQVCAAALTPAQKNKLKEAGGTFKDDDDINDVASMAGVNLSEESANILATNSGLVGAVTHSCKDEAFLSCAMLQRRMLEIGRRFGVTDLGAEVVNYVSHATQQRLQSLLEKVSQVAQQKNINFKQEDDNYEQSSDVRTQLKFFEQLDQLEKQRKEEQEREILLKAAKSRARQEDPEQLRLKQKAKEMQQQELAQMRQREANLTALAAIGPRKKRKILDSPSSSAAAEGSGSGPSLSGGAGSSGSRPTRQRITRVNLRDLLFCLENERFTSRSHFLYKGFLK encoded by the exons ATGGATGCGTCGACGGCCAGCACGGACTCCACTACGGGACACGACCCCGGCAAAACACTTGTTGTTAGTGGCGCTGTAACTTCTCTCCCTAATCACCAGGGGAAAGTCGGCTCATACTCAGCGCAGACTTTCAATGGGAGCCAAACTATGAACTCTCACAATTCAGGAAGCGCTGCCTCTCTCGAGGCGACGACGGTGTCAAGTGGAATTGGTAACAGCAGCAGCGCTGCGATATCCgtcacagctgacagcagcggTGGACCTGTGCTGTCAAAAGGGCTGCCCAGCGCGACTGTGCCGCCGTCGTCAAACAGTGTAATTCAGACGCCTCTCATGAACTCACAGAGTGTTGTCGCTTCAGCTCAGCCTGTGAGTCAGGCAACAGGACCCACTGTGACACTCGTCAGGCCGCCTATGCAAACCGCGGGGTCGGACGCAACTTTGAATGGGAACAATAATGCGGGTCTTGCTGTGGCTGCCAGTACAACAGGTCAGTCAGGTATCACCGTACAACCCCCGATTGTAAACAATAGCCAGCCGCCCAACTCGGTGTCTGTCAGCGCAGGGTCGCACATAATCAAGGCAGAGCCACCCACAACAATAATCCAGTCAGCACCGCAGCCGGCTGTCATTCCCAGCGCGCCCCGGATTCCGGTGACGGTAGCTGCCGGTCCAGGCGGGATCCGAGCCCTGACGCCTCAAATGTTGGCCCCAAGGCTCCCCCAGACCTCCCCGGGACAGCCTAGTATAGGCTTGCATAACATCCAGCTCCCCCCGG GGATGGTGCTTGTACGCAGTGAGAGTGGACAGCTGCTGATGATTCCTCAGCAGGCTCTGGCCCAGATGCAGGCCCAGGCACAGGGAGGCATGGCACCTCGGACTGCTACACCAACCACTGTGCCCCCTGGCCAG GCCCCTGGCAACACCATCATCAGCAGACAAGTGGCTCCCAGCACCATCATCCGTCAGGGCTGTCCAGCTCCAACGTCACTCGCTGCGACCACCACTCTTCACAGAGCTCCTGTCCTTCAG AGCTCAGTTGGGGCCCCAGTGCCAGGGATAACCCCCAGGACCATCAGCCAAACAGCTGGGACCACAGTTACCTCAGTAACAGTGAGCAAA GAGACAATggagaatgtgaagaaatgtaAGAGCTTCCTGTCTACATTGATCAAGCTGGCATCCACTGGGAAACAGTCAACGGAGACTGCAGCCAGTGTGAGAGAGCTGGTCAAGGACCTGCTG GAGGGCAAACTGGAAGCTGAGGAATTCACCAGCAGATTATACAAAGAGCTAAACTCCTCACCCCAACCTTACCTTGTGCCTTTCCTCAAG AGAAGCCTCCCAGCTTTGAGGCAGCTCACCCCAGACTCAGCAGCCTTCATCCAGCAGAGTCAACTCCCTCAGCTGGCTTCAGCTccagcctcctccacctcacccacccCCAGCACAGTGGTCCTGGCCAGCCCAGCCCCTCGCCTCACTGCTCCAGTCAGCAGGCCCCAGCTCCAGCCAGGAGTTGGCAAACCAGGACAGACCTCCTCATTG GTTctccagcctcagcagcagagagcaatCTTGAGACCTCAGGTAACCTTACCAACAACCCCCATGGTGACTCTCAGGAATCAGGCCCCTGGCCGCATCATGCTGGGACAACAGCAGGTCCAGCTTAAAGAGCTACAACCAG TTCCTGTGAGACTGGAGGTGCCACCTGTTTCTAAACaagtctgtgctgcagctttgactCCTGCTCAAAAGAACAAGCTGAAAGAGGCGGGTGGCACTTTCAA AGATGATGACGACATCAATGATGTGGCCTCCATGGCTGGAGTGAACCTATCAGAGGAAAGTGCTAATATCCTAGCGACGAATTCTGGACTCGTGGGGGCAGTGACGCATTCCTGTAAAGATGAGGCTTTTCTCTCCTGTGCCATGCTACAGAGGAGAATGCTGGAGATTG GCAGGAGATTTGGAGTGACAGACCTGGGGGCGGAGGTGGTGAACTATGTCTCCCACGCTACTCAGCAGCGGCTCCAGAGCCTGCTTGAAAAAGTTTCCCAAGTGGCCCAGCAGAAAAACATCAATTTCAAA CAGGAGGATGACAATTACGAGCAGAGCAGCGATGTTCGTACTCAGCTCAAATTCTTTGAGCAGCTGGACCAGTTAGAGAAACAGcggaaagaggagcaggagagggagatcCTCCTGAAGGCAGCTAAG TCTCGAGCTCGGCAAGAGGACCCAGAGCAGCTGCGTCTGAAACAGAAGGCGAAAGAG atgcagcagcaggagctggctCAGATGAGGCAAAGGGAGGCTAACCTGACGGCTCTGGCAGCCATCGGTccgaggaagaagaggaagattcTGGattctccatcctcctctgctgcagctgag GGATCAGGATCAGGTCCCTCTCTGTCTGGTGGGGCTGGTTCGTCGGGCTCCAGACCCACACGGCAGCGCATCACGCGCGTCAATCTCAGGGACCTGCTCTTCTGTTTGGAGAATGAGAGATTTACCAGTCGCTCCCATTTCCTCTACAAGGGCTTTCTCAAATAG